The region CTTAGATAAGCCAAGGAAAAACAACCACCGCTTGGTTTTGACACACAAGCGACCCGGCTTGCCAAACATCGATGCAAAGGTTAGATTTCACCACCTCTATCTCCAAGCCCCTTTACTAGGTTGGGCAAGCTTGGATGCCCCTACTCTCAACAAGTTGCTGGTCGAGATCGTGGAACTATCGCTCGAGAAGTAAGTAAGCTGGTCCTTGTTTGGTCATAAGGATAATCGTTCTTATTAGGTCAGGGGCGGCCGGTCCGAGGGTTACCCGCGATTGGTAATGGCATAACCAGAAGAGGGGTAGGGGAGAAAAAGTTACGCGCTGGGTAGCGCATCTGTTTCGGGTACAGAGGCGACGAGGGGTGCTAACCCGGCCACCAAACCCTGCAGGTCAGGGGCGGGCCGGCCATAGGTTCGAATCCTGCCACCTTTCTTGTGGATCATCCTGTGGTTACCGGATGATGGGAATAACAAAGCAGATATTTTGAAATGAGCACGAAATGTCAATATATGAATTGTTTCATTATTCGTTATTTCCGGGTCTTTTCGTTGCATTCACTTATAACAAGAAACAACCACCAGCGTTTGCTGCAGCACCTGCATTTTGGTGTattcttctttcttttcttgGTCTTTCGTTCCGTCATATTCCTAATAACTTATCCAATTACAACGTATTAACCGCTAATGCACCTTTCTTTTATCAAATCTCAGGGACATGGTCTAATCATGAGGGTAGTATTTTATCATGGTGTCGGATCCTAAGTTTTTATGGATTCCTTCTTTGTTACCGGGGTCGACCCCAAAGCCATAATGTCTCAAAACGAGGAGGCCATAGAGAaactcttttttattcctttgTCTCGAACTTCGTGAAGAACTCCATTCTATCTCTCtctcgttacgaaaaaaaaagtgGGGCTGCGCCTCAGTTGTAAACTCCCTTCGTTCTACGAATCCTTGTTGATTCTGAACTTCGTTCGCGAAGGAACCAGACTTTTGACGGGCCAGCCCTTTTTTATGCGCCGCTTTACCCTGAAAGGAAAATGAGCTTTGCTCCTCTGGGCGCTAGGCGCTCCCGTGTTTCGCGAGAAGGAAAAAGGATGAGTCCTTTGTTGCATCTGGCACGAGATGATAAAGAGAGAGCTTCATCTATCGATGAAAAGCGGATTGACGGAGCTCTTGGCATTGCTttgtttttctctcttttcttatTAGCGAGTTCTGATCCTTTTGTTCGAAATTTCTTCGTTCGTACCGAACCGCTTGCAGAATCAAATCATGTTCCACAAGATCCTATATCAGCTATACATCCTCCTTGCATTTATGCCGGAGACGTCGCCAGTGCAAAAATGATGAATGGAATTGTGGCACTCCACTCGCCGCCAATGCGGAAGGATGCCGCCGAAAAGAATGGAACGCTGCTTTGCTCTGCTAGATGCGTCGGATCCCGTATAACAAGTGAGCTTTTTACCCTCAAATTTAAACATGTGGGCGCAAAATGCTATCCTGCTCTATTGTTACGTAGCAATAGAAACCCACTCATGCTGCTTCGGCGGCGCTTTTTCGCCTTCTCTTCGCTCTGGACAGGAGCGCTAGTGGACACGGGGAGGGAGCAGGTGAAGCGTGTCTTTCG is a window of Mercurialis annua linkage group LG2, ddMerAnnu1.2, whole genome shotgun sequence DNA encoding:
- the LOC126667519 gene encoding LOW QUALITY PROTEIN: uncharacterized protein LOC126667519 (The sequence of the model RefSeq protein was modified relative to this genomic sequence to represent the inferred CDS: substituted 1 base at 1 genomic stop codon), encoding MQGGCIADIGSCGTXFDSASGSVRTKKFRTKGSELANKKREKNKAMPRAPSIRFSSIDEALSLSSRARCNKGLILFPSRETRERLAPRGAKLIFLSG